Below is a window of Humulus lupulus chromosome 2, drHumLupu1.1, whole genome shotgun sequence DNA.
GCCCTTAAAATTTATGGGTATTGATTGAACATTAGTGGTATTTTCCTTTTTTAACAATCTGGGTTTGTGCTGGGTATTGATTGTACATTAGTGGTATTTTCTTTGTTCATAAAATTTTTGGGTTTGAGTAATATTGTTGAATGTGATATCTGATTTTGGAGTTAGATTTTGGGGGTTAGGGTGTGATGGTGATGAAGATGAAGActtaatttgaatttgaaataagaATTAGGTTTGAGATTAAAATGGAAATGGCGATGAAGATGAGGATGAAAATGGGGTTACGGTAACGACCGTCGTATTAGAAAGAAAACAAAATCTTTAGATTTTGATATTGTTAGTAAatcaaaaatcaatttttttttactatttagtAAATCATGTTTTTCTTTGTTAATATAATAAGTTAATCACAGTACATAACAACACTATTTCTAAGAGATATAGTTAAATGCTTCATCGATGAGAGAATCAAATGCTTGCCACGACGAACCACCTTCTTCCATAGCCTTCCTCGCAATAACTGCAACTTCCTTCACGTTCTTCCCCACTTCCTTCCCCGTCTCCCCCTCCATTAACTCCTTCACCTTGTTCTTTAATCCTTGGCTCTTCACAAACCCTTTTGCGTAACCATCACAAGTCTCAATCCTCAACCCAACCTTCATCTCCTCCACCACCATTTTCGCATTCAAAGGCTGATCTGCCGTCATGGGCAACACTAGAATCGGTACGCCGGCGCATATGCTCTCGATCACAGCATTCCAACCACAATGACTTAAAAACCCTTGAACACTGTCGTGACTTAATATCTCTCTCTGGTCAACCCAATCTCTCACCACCATTCCTCTGTTTTTCACCCTATTTTCGAACCCATCATACAAAAACTCGTTGCTATCCCTCTCATTTTTCTCCCTCTTTCTCAATACCCACAAAAAATTTACCTCGGATTCTTCCAACCCAATTGCAATTTCTTTGAGCTGTTGGGAAGACATCTCAGCCTGAGACCCGAACGCCACGTAGAGAACAGAGCCCTCTTCTTCGTCTCGCTTCTGGTCTAGCCATCGAATGATCGTAGACTTGTTTACTGGGTCTGTATTCTTTAGTGGGCTTGCCAAACAAAGGGGCCCAATACACCAGGCTTTGGGCCGACACTTGTGATTAAAATAGTCAACATAAGTTGACTCAATGTCGTAGAAACTGTTAACAATCAAGCCGAAACTCCTAGACGTGGCATCTATTGTTTTGGCACTGAATTCCAGCTCCGAACTATTTCCCGGCATATCTGAAA
It encodes the following:
- the LOC133818127 gene encoding UDP-glycosyltransferase 90A1-like, which codes for MELSFETGAISPLPRNHVVLFPFMSKGHTIPLLHLSRLLILRCISVSFFTTPANRPFIVDSLSDTTVSIIDLPFPEKVNGIPAGVESTDGLPSMSLFHSFAMATVIMKPDFDRALKNLNPPPSFIVSDGFLWWTLDSASEMGLPRFVSYGMSSYAQVLVRVSIQYGLVHGVQNDEPITIPPFPWIKIRKDDIPKFSDMPGNSSELEFSAKTIDATSRSFGLIVNSFYDIESTYVDYFNHKCRPKAWCIGPLCLASPLKNTDPVNKSTIIRWLDQKRDEEEGSVLYVAFGSQAEMSSQQLKEIAIGLEESEVNFLWVLRKREKNERDSNEFLYDGFENRVKNRGMVVRDWVDQREILSHDSVQGFLSHCGWNAVIESICAGVPILVLPMTADQPLNAKMVVEEMKVGLRIETCDGYAKGFVKSQGLKNKVKELMEGETGKEVGKNVKEVAVIARKAMEEGGSSWQAFDSLIDEAFNYIS